In a genomic window of Pirellulales bacterium:
- a CDS encoding SMP-30/gluconolactonase/LRE family protein, whose translation MISMRTRQVISALWAVALVSVGISARAEDGFGLIERVDPRVDQLIPADTKLEKLAEGFEWTEGPVWVPQQQMLLFSDIPNNVINRWKEGAGVTAFFKPAGYTGTAARGGEPGSNGLQLDPQGRLTMCEHGDRRVTRLEPLASNGKKVVLADRFEGKRFNSPNDLVFDRAGNLYFTDPPYGLPQGKDDPARELDFCGVYRLSKDGKLTLLTKQMTFPNGIGLSPDEKTLYVAQSDPDAAIWMAFELRADGTLGAGRKLHDTTQWVGKRKGLPDGLSVDTHGNLFATGPGGVLILSPKGEYLGRIETGEATANCCFGGDGTTLYITADMYLCRIKTATKGLGF comes from the coding sequence ATGATTTCCATGCGAACGCGACAAGTAATTTCCGCCCTCTGGGCCGTGGCCTTGGTCTCGGTTGGGATCTCGGCTCGTGCCGAAGACGGCTTCGGCCTGATCGAGCGCGTCGATCCTCGGGTCGACCAGCTCATTCCGGCCGACACTAAGCTGGAAAAGCTCGCCGAGGGCTTCGAATGGACCGAGGGGCCCGTCTGGGTGCCCCAGCAGCAGATGCTGCTCTTCTCGGACATCCCCAACAACGTGATCAACCGTTGGAAAGAAGGCGCGGGCGTCACGGCGTTCTTCAAGCCAGCCGGTTATACCGGCACCGCCGCCCGCGGTGGCGAACCCGGCTCGAACGGCCTGCAGCTCGACCCGCAGGGCCGCCTGACGATGTGCGAACACGGTGACCGTCGCGTCACGCGGCTCGAGCCCCTGGCCTCGAACGGCAAAAAAGTCGTGCTGGCCGATCGCTTCGAGGGTAAACGCTTCAACAGCCCGAACGACCTCGTGTTCGATCGGGCCGGCAACCTGTATTTCACCGATCCTCCGTATGGACTTCCGCAAGGCAAAGACGACCCCGCGCGCGAGCTGGACTTCTGCGGCGTCTACCGCTTGAGCAAGGACGGCAAACTCACCTTGCTCACCAAGCAGATGACCTTTCCGAACGGGATCGGCCTCTCGCCGGACGAAAAGACCCTGTACGTGGCCCAGTCAGATCCGGACGCTGCGATCTGGATGGCCTTCGAGCTGCGCGCCGACGGCACCTTGGGCGCGGGACGAAAACTGCATGACACCACGCAGTGGGTGGGCAAACGCAAGGGGCTGCCCGACGGGTTATCGGTCGACACCCACGGCAACCTGTTTGCCACCGGGCCCGGCGGCGTGTTGATCCTGAGCCCCAAAGGTGAGTACCTCGGCCGGATCGAGACAGGCGAGGCCACGGCCAACTGCTGTTTTGGCGGCGACGGGACGACGCTGTACATCACGGCCGACATGTACTTGTGCCGCATCAAGACGGCCACCAAAGGCCTTGGTTTCTAA
- a CDS encoding ThuA domain-containing protein has protein sequence MGADTAPGVVYEGANGPGQGQHVVLVSGDEEYRSEETLPQLGKILSKHHGFRCTVLFAMNDADGTIDPNQSNIPGLEALREADLLVLFTRFRHLPAAQMKELVDYIESGRPIVGLRTATHAFDNKGDDPYARYGWQSKDWDGGFGRQVLGETWVNHHGHHGVESTRGLIVPLQKDHPILRGIADGDIWGPSDVYTVRLPLPGDSQPLVMGQVLQGMQPDDPPVEGKKNSPMMPIAWTKTYTGTAGKAARVFTTTMGASQDFASEGVRRLLVNACYWAMGLEQQIPERSEVSLVGTYEPTPFRFNGFRRGMRPSDFAEAR, from the coding sequence ATGGGGGCCGATACGGCTCCCGGCGTGGTCTACGAGGGTGCCAACGGTCCGGGGCAGGGGCAACACGTTGTGCTAGTCAGCGGCGACGAGGAATACCGCTCGGAAGAGACGCTGCCGCAGCTCGGCAAAATCCTCAGCAAGCATCATGGCTTCCGCTGCACCGTGTTGTTCGCAATGAACGACGCGGACGGCACGATCGATCCGAACCAAAGCAACATTCCGGGACTTGAAGCCCTACGCGAGGCCGATCTGCTGGTGCTGTTCACGAGGTTTCGACATCTGCCCGCCGCACAGATGAAAGAACTGGTCGACTACATCGAGTCGGGCCGGCCAATCGTGGGCCTGCGCACCGCGACGCACGCCTTCGACAACAAGGGCGACGATCCTTATGCCCGCTATGGCTGGCAGAGCAAGGACTGGGACGGCGGTTTCGGAAGACAGGTGCTGGGCGAAACGTGGGTCAATCATCATGGGCACCACGGCGTCGAAAGCACGCGCGGCTTGATCGTGCCTTTGCAGAAGGACCACCCGATCTTGCGCGGCATTGCCGACGGCGACATTTGGGGGCCATCCGACGTCTACACTGTGCGGCTGCCCTTACCCGGCGACAGCCAGCCGCTGGTCATGGGGCAGGTGCTGCAAGGCATGCAGCCCGACGACCCGCCGGTCGAGGGCAAAAAAAACAGCCCGATGATGCCGATCGCCTGGACCAAGACCTATACGGGCACGGCAGGCAAGGCGGCGCGTGTCTTCACGACGACGATGGGCGCTTCGCAGGATTTTGCCAGCGAGGGAGTCCGGCGGCTGCTGGTGAACGCCTGCTATTGGGCCATGGGTCTCGAGCAACAGATTCCCGAGCGGAGCGAGGTCTCGCTCGTGGGAACATACGAGCCGACGCCGTTTCGCTTCAACGGTTTTCGCCGCGGCATGCGGCCGAGCGATTTTGCCGAGGCCCGCTAG
- a CDS encoding succinylglutamate desuccinylase/aspartoacylase family protein, with the protein MARLAVRPEQLDLDSPGRRDYFVALEHDSIWGDHLIPLTVFVGPQAQAGRGLVAFGSNHGNEYEGPVALKHLLREIELEAVLGRIILVPVLNPSAFWTGTRESQADDGVNLNRAFVEGAGITPALAGITHRIAAFVRQHVWPRVHVVLDLHSGGDVARFGLCANFHPLDDAVLSHEIEETARWFGTPLLMVYQNLTPGLLPSEAERLGKITVGTELGWGRAVNREGVMYGRQGVLAAAIRHGQLRGSIEPIAHHAAGTQRKVAMVDRDCFVCAPFQGHYEPLVDCGQNVRRGQTVGLLHDFDHIDAEPWPAVAGVDGVVLAQAWGLPVARGQHIVVVARVLV; encoded by the coding sequence ATGGCGCGCCTGGCAGTCCGCCCCGAGCAGCTCGACCTTGATAGTCCGGGCCGCCGCGACTATTTCGTGGCCTTGGAACACGACAGCATCTGGGGCGATCACTTGATCCCGCTGACCGTGTTTGTCGGCCCACAGGCGCAAGCCGGGCGCGGGCTCGTCGCGTTCGGTTCGAATCACGGCAACGAGTACGAAGGTCCGGTGGCGCTCAAGCATCTGCTGCGCGAGATCGAGCTGGAAGCAGTGCTCGGGCGAATCATTCTCGTGCCGGTGCTCAATCCGTCGGCCTTCTGGACCGGGACGCGCGAAAGCCAGGCCGACGACGGCGTGAACCTGAACCGGGCTTTCGTCGAGGGGGCCGGCATCACTCCGGCACTGGCCGGCATCACGCATCGAATCGCGGCCTTTGTGCGCCAACACGTCTGGCCGCGCGTCCATGTCGTGCTCGACTTGCATTCAGGCGGCGACGTGGCACGGTTTGGCCTGTGCGCGAATTTTCATCCGCTCGACGACGCGGTGCTGAGCCACGAAATCGAAGAGACGGCCCGCTGGTTCGGTACGCCGTTGTTGATGGTCTACCAGAACCTGACGCCTGGGCTGTTGCCGAGCGAGGCCGAGCGGCTGGGCAAGATCACCGTCGGCACCGAATTGGGCTGGGGCCGTGCCGTCAACCGTGAGGGCGTCATGTACGGCCGGCAAGGCGTGCTGGCGGCGGCCATACGCCACGGTCAGCTGCGCGGATCGATCGAACCGATCGCCCATCATGCCGCCGGGACGCAACGCAAGGTCGCGATGGTCGATCGAGACTGTTTTGTGTGTGCGCCGTTTCAGGGCCACTACGAGCCGCTGGTCGACTGCGGCCAGAACGTGCGCCGCGGACAGACGGTGGGACTGTTGCACGATTTCGACCACATCGACGCCGAGCCCTGGCCAGCCGTGGCGGGGGTCGATGGCGTGGTGCTGGCCCAGGCCTGGGGTCTCCCCGTCGCCCGCGGACAACACATCGTCGTTGTGGCCCGCGTGCTGGTGTGA
- a CDS encoding (2Fe-2S)-binding protein gives MPKLSVEGVGEFQVPAGKRLALALPDEAGIDQLHACGGNSRCTTCRVEFLSGEPTKMTEAEKQALSARGLSGVRLSCQILCEGDMTLRATSRLEGSGRKDCGSLPSPELQPQP, from the coding sequence ATGCCCAAGCTATCGGTTGAAGGTGTCGGCGAGTTTCAAGTGCCCGCAGGCAAGCGGCTGGCGCTCGCCCTGCCGGACGAGGCCGGGATTGACCAATTGCACGCCTGTGGAGGAAACTCCCGTTGTACGACCTGTCGCGTCGAGTTTCTCTCGGGAGAACCAACAAAAATGACCGAAGCAGAGAAACAGGCCCTGTCTGCCAGAGGGTTGTCGGGAGTTCGTCTCAGTTGTCAGATTCTTTGTGAGGGAGACATGACTCTTCGTGCCACAAGTCGTCTGGAGGGAAGTGGACGAAAAGATTGTGGAAGCCTTCCCTCACCAGAACTTCAACCCCAACCT